Proteins encoded by one window of Vigna radiata var. radiata cultivar VC1973A chromosome 5, Vradiata_ver6, whole genome shotgun sequence:
- the LOC106762831 gene encoding metal transporter Nramp2 isoform X2, translating to MSAPSREEGSKEEEKDEEANRLLEEAGAVSSSEEDVAYEAGEKILVADFDFDTVDDATVPPFSWKKLWLFTGPGFLMSIAFLDPGNLEGDLQSGAIAGYSLLWLLMWATVMGLLIQLLSARVGVATGRHLAELCRDEYPHWARLVLWFMAELALIGADIQEVIGSAIAIQILSRGFLPLWVGVLITASDCFFFLFLENYGVRKLEAAFAVLISIMGLSFAWMFADARPNRQELLMGILVPRLSSKTIRQAVGVVGCVIMPHNVFLHSALVQSRKIDPNKKGRVQEALNYYSIESSAALSVSFMINLFVTTVFAKGFYGTKQAKDIGLVNAGQYLEEKYGGGVFPILYIWGIGLLAAGQSSTITGTYAGQFIMGGFLNLRLKKWMRALITRSFAIVPTIIVAIVFNRSEASLDILNEWLNVLQSMQIPFALIPLLTLVSKEQLMGTFRVGPVLEISSFLK from the exons ATGAGTGCTCCGTCGCGAGAAGAGGGGTcgaaagaagaggagaaagacGAGGAGGCGAACCGGCTTCTAGAGGAAGCAGGAGCGGTATCGTCATCGGAAGAAGATGTGGCATACGAAGCGGGGGAGAAGATCCTGGTGGCGGATTTCGATTTTGACACAGTGGACGATGCGACAGTTCCTCCTTTCTCATGGAAGAAGCTGTGGCTCTTCACTGGGCCTGGGTTCTTGATGAGCATAGCTTTTTTGGATCCGGGGAATCTCGAGGGGGATCTCCAGTCTGGGGCCATCGCGGGCTACTCGCTCCTCTGGCTCTTGATGTGGGCCACCGTCATGGGCCTCTTGATCCAGCTTCTGTCCGCCAGGGTCGGGGTCGCCACGGGCCGCCACCTCGCTGAGCTCTGCAGGGATGAGTATCCCCATTGGGCCCGCCTTGTGCTCTGGTTCATGGCCGAGCTGGCCCTGATTGGCGCCGACATTCAAGAGGTAATTGGAAGTGCCATCGCCATCCAAATTCTTAGCCGAGGCTTCCTCCCTCTCTGGGTTGGAGTTCTAATCACTGCTTCCGACTG ctttttctttctatttcttgAGAACTATGGTGTGAGGAAGTTGGAAGCTGCTTTTGCAGTTCTCATTTCTATTATGGGTCTTTCATTTGCCTGGATGTTTGCTGATGCAAGACCTAATAGACAAGAGCTTTTAATGG GTATTTTGGTTCCGAGACTAAGCTCAAAAACAATTCGTCAAGctgtgggtgttgtgggttgTGTCATCATGCCTCACAATGTATTCCTGCATTCTGCTTTGGTTCAATCAAGGAAGATTGATCCTAATAAGAAAGGTCGGGTACAGGAGGCTCTCAACTACTATTCAATCGAGTCATCAGCTGCACTTTCAGTCTCCTTCATGATCAATCTATTTGTCACAACAGTTTTTGCTAAGGGTTTTTATGGAACAAAGCAGGCAAAAGACATAGGACTCGTCAATGCAGGGCAATATCTTGAAGAAAAGTATGGAGGAGGAGTTTTCCCTATTCTTTATATATGGGGAATTGGGTTATTGGCAGCTGGCCAGAGTAGCACCATCACTGGCACATACGCTGGGCAATTCATAATGGGGGGTTTCCTCAACCTTCGTTTAAAGAAATGGATGAGAGCATTGATCACTAGAAGTTTTGCAATTGTGCCAACTATAATTGTAGCTATAGTTTTTAATAGATCAGAAGCATCCTTGGACATTTTGAATGAATGGCTCAATGTGCTTCAGTCCATGCAAATTCCCTTTGCTTTGATTCCCCTCCTCACATTGGTCTCCAAGGAGCAGCTCATGGGAACATTTAGAGTTGGACCTGTTCTTGAG ATTTCTTCATTTCTGAAGTGA
- the LOC106762831 gene encoding metal transporter Nramp2 isoform X1, producing MSAPSREEGSKEEEKDEEANRLLEEAGAVSSSEEDVAYEAGEKILVADFDFDTVDDATVPPFSWKKLWLFTGPGFLMSIAFLDPGNLEGDLQSGAIAGYSLLWLLMWATVMGLLIQLLSARVGVATGRHLAELCRDEYPHWARLVLWFMAELALIGADIQEVIGSAIAIQILSRGFLPLWVGVLITASDCFFFLFLENYGVRKLEAAFAVLISIMGLSFAWMFADARPNRQELLMGILVPRLSSKTIRQAVGVVGCVIMPHNVFLHSALVQSRKIDPNKKGRVQEALNYYSIESSAALSVSFMINLFVTTVFAKGFYGTKQAKDIGLVNAGQYLEEKYGGGVFPILYIWGIGLLAAGQSSTITGTYAGQFIMGGFLNLRLKKWMRALITRSFAIVPTIIVAIVFNRSEASLDILNEWLNVLQSMQIPFALIPLLTLVSKEQLMGTFRVGPVLERVAWTVAGLIIVINGYLLLDFFISEVNGVLLGLLACSCTTAYIAFIVYLVSQSGILPSAWVNRLPKGFSSTGN from the exons ATGAGTGCTCCGTCGCGAGAAGAGGGGTcgaaagaagaggagaaagacGAGGAGGCGAACCGGCTTCTAGAGGAAGCAGGAGCGGTATCGTCATCGGAAGAAGATGTGGCATACGAAGCGGGGGAGAAGATCCTGGTGGCGGATTTCGATTTTGACACAGTGGACGATGCGACAGTTCCTCCTTTCTCATGGAAGAAGCTGTGGCTCTTCACTGGGCCTGGGTTCTTGATGAGCATAGCTTTTTTGGATCCGGGGAATCTCGAGGGGGATCTCCAGTCTGGGGCCATCGCGGGCTACTCGCTCCTCTGGCTCTTGATGTGGGCCACCGTCATGGGCCTCTTGATCCAGCTTCTGTCCGCCAGGGTCGGGGTCGCCACGGGCCGCCACCTCGCTGAGCTCTGCAGGGATGAGTATCCCCATTGGGCCCGCCTTGTGCTCTGGTTCATGGCCGAGCTGGCCCTGATTGGCGCCGACATTCAAGAGGTAATTGGAAGTGCCATCGCCATCCAAATTCTTAGCCGAGGCTTCCTCCCTCTCTGGGTTGGAGTTCTAATCACTGCTTCCGACTG ctttttctttctatttcttgAGAACTATGGTGTGAGGAAGTTGGAAGCTGCTTTTGCAGTTCTCATTTCTATTATGGGTCTTTCATTTGCCTGGATGTTTGCTGATGCAAGACCTAATAGACAAGAGCTTTTAATGG GTATTTTGGTTCCGAGACTAAGCTCAAAAACAATTCGTCAAGctgtgggtgttgtgggttgTGTCATCATGCCTCACAATGTATTCCTGCATTCTGCTTTGGTTCAATCAAGGAAGATTGATCCTAATAAGAAAGGTCGGGTACAGGAGGCTCTCAACTACTATTCAATCGAGTCATCAGCTGCACTTTCAGTCTCCTTCATGATCAATCTATTTGTCACAACAGTTTTTGCTAAGGGTTTTTATGGAACAAAGCAGGCAAAAGACATAGGACTCGTCAATGCAGGGCAATATCTTGAAGAAAAGTATGGAGGAGGAGTTTTCCCTATTCTTTATATATGGGGAATTGGGTTATTGGCAGCTGGCCAGAGTAGCACCATCACTGGCACATACGCTGGGCAATTCATAATGGGGGGTTTCCTCAACCTTCGTTTAAAGAAATGGATGAGAGCATTGATCACTAGAAGTTTTGCAATTGTGCCAACTATAATTGTAGCTATAGTTTTTAATAGATCAGAAGCATCCTTGGACATTTTGAATGAATGGCTCAATGTGCTTCAGTCCATGCAAATTCCCTTTGCTTTGATTCCCCTCCTCACATTGGTCTCCAAGGAGCAGCTCATGGGAACATTTAGAGTTGGACCTGTTCTTGAG AGAGTAGCATGGACTGTTGCTGGACTGATAATAGTGATTAATGGGTATCTCTTGTTAGATTTCTTCATTTCTGAAGTGAATGGCGTTTTGCTTGGTCTTTTAGCCTGCTCCTGCACGACAGCCTATATCGCGTTCATAGTATATTTGGTTTCACAGAGCGGTATTCTTCCTTCTGCATGGGTTAATCGTCTTCCCAAGGGATTTTCTTCAACTGGGAAttaa
- the LOC106762831 gene encoding metal transporter Nramp2 isoform X3, whose product MSAPSREEGSKEEEKDEEANRLLEEAGAVSSSEEDVAYEAGEKILVADFDFDTVDDATVPPFSWKKLWLFTGPGFLMSIAFLDPGNLEGDLQSGAIAGYSLLWLLMWATVMGLLIQLLSARVGVATGRHLAELCRDEYPHWARLVLWFMAELALIGADIQEVIGSAIAIQILSRGFLPLWVGVLITASDCFFFLFLENYGVRKLEAAFAVLISIMGLSFAWMFADARPNRQELLMGILVPRLSSKTIRQAVGVVGCVIMPHNVFLHSALVQSRKIDPNKKGRVQEALNYYSIESSAALSVSFMINLFVTTVFAKGFYGTKQAKDIGLVNAGQYLEEKYGGGVFPILYIWGIGLLAAGQSSTITGTYAGQFIMGGFLNLRLKKWMRALITRSFAIVPTIIVAIVFNRSEASLDILNEWLNVLQSMQIPFALIPLLTLVSKEQLMGTFRVGPVLEK is encoded by the exons ATGAGTGCTCCGTCGCGAGAAGAGGGGTcgaaagaagaggagaaagacGAGGAGGCGAACCGGCTTCTAGAGGAAGCAGGAGCGGTATCGTCATCGGAAGAAGATGTGGCATACGAAGCGGGGGAGAAGATCCTGGTGGCGGATTTCGATTTTGACACAGTGGACGATGCGACAGTTCCTCCTTTCTCATGGAAGAAGCTGTGGCTCTTCACTGGGCCTGGGTTCTTGATGAGCATAGCTTTTTTGGATCCGGGGAATCTCGAGGGGGATCTCCAGTCTGGGGCCATCGCGGGCTACTCGCTCCTCTGGCTCTTGATGTGGGCCACCGTCATGGGCCTCTTGATCCAGCTTCTGTCCGCCAGGGTCGGGGTCGCCACGGGCCGCCACCTCGCTGAGCTCTGCAGGGATGAGTATCCCCATTGGGCCCGCCTTGTGCTCTGGTTCATGGCCGAGCTGGCCCTGATTGGCGCCGACATTCAAGAGGTAATTGGAAGTGCCATCGCCATCCAAATTCTTAGCCGAGGCTTCCTCCCTCTCTGGGTTGGAGTTCTAATCACTGCTTCCGACTG ctttttctttctatttcttgAGAACTATGGTGTGAGGAAGTTGGAAGCTGCTTTTGCAGTTCTCATTTCTATTATGGGTCTTTCATTTGCCTGGATGTTTGCTGATGCAAGACCTAATAGACAAGAGCTTTTAATGG GTATTTTGGTTCCGAGACTAAGCTCAAAAACAATTCGTCAAGctgtgggtgttgtgggttgTGTCATCATGCCTCACAATGTATTCCTGCATTCTGCTTTGGTTCAATCAAGGAAGATTGATCCTAATAAGAAAGGTCGGGTACAGGAGGCTCTCAACTACTATTCAATCGAGTCATCAGCTGCACTTTCAGTCTCCTTCATGATCAATCTATTTGTCACAACAGTTTTTGCTAAGGGTTTTTATGGAACAAAGCAGGCAAAAGACATAGGACTCGTCAATGCAGGGCAATATCTTGAAGAAAAGTATGGAGGAGGAGTTTTCCCTATTCTTTATATATGGGGAATTGGGTTATTGGCAGCTGGCCAGAGTAGCACCATCACTGGCACATACGCTGGGCAATTCATAATGGGGGGTTTCCTCAACCTTCGTTTAAAGAAATGGATGAGAGCATTGATCACTAGAAGTTTTGCAATTGTGCCAACTATAATTGTAGCTATAGTTTTTAATAGATCAGAAGCATCCTTGGACATTTTGAATGAATGGCTCAATGTGCTTCAGTCCATGCAAATTCCCTTTGCTTTGATTCCCCTCCTCACATTGGTCTCCAAGGAGCAGCTCATGGGAACATTTAGAGTTGGACCTGTTCTTGAG AAATGA
- the LOC106762831 gene encoding metal transporter Nramp2 isoform X4 → MSAPSREEGSKEEEKDEEANRLLEEAGAVSSSEEDVAYEAGEKILVADFDFDTVDDATVPPFSWKKLWLFTGPGFLMSIAFLDPGNLEGDLQSGAIAGYSLLWLLMWATVMGLLIQLLSARVGVATGRHLAELCRDEYPHWARLVLWFMAELALIGADIQEVIGSAIAIQILSRGFLPLWVGVLITASDCFFFLFLENYGVRKLEAAFAVLISIMGLSFAWMFADARPNRQELLMGILVPRLSSKTIRQAVGVVGCVIMPHNVFLHSALVQSRKIDPNKKGRVQEALNYYSIESSAALSVSFMINLFVTTVFAKGFYGTKQAKDIGLVNAGQYLEEKYGGGVFPILYIWGIGLLAAGQSSTITGTYAGQFIMGGFLNLRLKKWMRALITRSFAIVPTIIVAIVFNRSEASLDILNEWLNVLQSMQIPFALIPLLTLVSKEQLMGTFRVGPVLE, encoded by the exons ATGAGTGCTCCGTCGCGAGAAGAGGGGTcgaaagaagaggagaaagacGAGGAGGCGAACCGGCTTCTAGAGGAAGCAGGAGCGGTATCGTCATCGGAAGAAGATGTGGCATACGAAGCGGGGGAGAAGATCCTGGTGGCGGATTTCGATTTTGACACAGTGGACGATGCGACAGTTCCTCCTTTCTCATGGAAGAAGCTGTGGCTCTTCACTGGGCCTGGGTTCTTGATGAGCATAGCTTTTTTGGATCCGGGGAATCTCGAGGGGGATCTCCAGTCTGGGGCCATCGCGGGCTACTCGCTCCTCTGGCTCTTGATGTGGGCCACCGTCATGGGCCTCTTGATCCAGCTTCTGTCCGCCAGGGTCGGGGTCGCCACGGGCCGCCACCTCGCTGAGCTCTGCAGGGATGAGTATCCCCATTGGGCCCGCCTTGTGCTCTGGTTCATGGCCGAGCTGGCCCTGATTGGCGCCGACATTCAAGAGGTAATTGGAAGTGCCATCGCCATCCAAATTCTTAGCCGAGGCTTCCTCCCTCTCTGGGTTGGAGTTCTAATCACTGCTTCCGACTG ctttttctttctatttcttgAGAACTATGGTGTGAGGAAGTTGGAAGCTGCTTTTGCAGTTCTCATTTCTATTATGGGTCTTTCATTTGCCTGGATGTTTGCTGATGCAAGACCTAATAGACAAGAGCTTTTAATGG GTATTTTGGTTCCGAGACTAAGCTCAAAAACAATTCGTCAAGctgtgggtgttgtgggttgTGTCATCATGCCTCACAATGTATTCCTGCATTCTGCTTTGGTTCAATCAAGGAAGATTGATCCTAATAAGAAAGGTCGGGTACAGGAGGCTCTCAACTACTATTCAATCGAGTCATCAGCTGCACTTTCAGTCTCCTTCATGATCAATCTATTTGTCACAACAGTTTTTGCTAAGGGTTTTTATGGAACAAAGCAGGCAAAAGACATAGGACTCGTCAATGCAGGGCAATATCTTGAAGAAAAGTATGGAGGAGGAGTTTTCCCTATTCTTTATATATGGGGAATTGGGTTATTGGCAGCTGGCCAGAGTAGCACCATCACTGGCACATACGCTGGGCAATTCATAATGGGGGGTTTCCTCAACCTTCGTTTAAAGAAATGGATGAGAGCATTGATCACTAGAAGTTTTGCAATTGTGCCAACTATAATTGTAGCTATAGTTTTTAATAGATCAGAAGCATCCTTGGACATTTTGAATGAATGGCTCAATGTGCTTCAGTCCATGCAAATTCCCTTTGCTTTGATTCCCCTCCTCACATTGGTCTCCAAGGAGCAGCTCATGGGAACATTTAGAGTTGGACCTGTTCTTGAG TAA